Proteins found in one Candidatus Tisiphia endosymbiont of Beris chalybata genomic segment:
- the atpC gene encoding F0F1 ATP synthase subunit epsilon (part of catalytic core of ATP synthase; alpha(3)beta(3)gamma(1)delta(1)epsilon(1); involved in producing ATP from ADP in the presence of the proton motive force across the membrane) codes for MNKILQVKIIIPTSILFDKEALMVTIPGAAGELGILPGHTLLIVNLKEGLVKISIATNSKLTEEPTLEHLDKTNIQLLKFFVCTGIAEITNKSVNIITEFAIDVTSLSLTELPAKIELLKKMLEQGVEPSKISITNL; via the coding sequence ATGAATAAAATTCTTCAGGTGAAGATTATAATCCCTACCAGCATCTTATTTGATAAAGAAGCGCTAATGGTAACAATCCCTGGAGCCGCAGGAGAGCTCGGGATTCTACCAGGCCATACCTTGCTAATTGTCAACCTAAAAGAAGGATTAGTAAAAATTTCAATAGCTACCAACTCTAAGCTAACAGAAGAGCCTACGCTCGAGCACCTAGATAAAACAAATATTCAGCTATTAAAATTTTTTGTATGTACTGGGATAGCAGAAATAACTAATAAAAGCGTAAATATAATCACTGAATTTGCTATTGATGTGACAAGCCTATCCTTAACTGAATTGCCTGCCAAAATAGAGCTCCTAAAAAAAATGTTAGAACAAGGAGTTGAGCCTAGCAAAATCAGTATTACTAATTTATAA
- a CDS encoding DUF721 domain-containing protein produces MKLLSHDINIIIKRIFGRQHPLLAEIMVNWDKIVGPKFSSQATPLRIGSIKEKGLALNVLHVQVENSSIALELSFHQHIIIERISVYLGFKAIHNLKTTIYSAKPYSH; encoded by the coding sequence ATGAAACTGCTTAGCCATGATATCAATATAATTATCAAAAGAATTTTTGGAAGACAACACCCTTTACTTGCTGAAATCATGGTTAATTGGGATAAAATTGTTGGACCCAAATTTAGCTCGCAAGCTACCCCTCTAAGAATAGGCAGTATTAAAGAAAAAGGATTAGCTCTCAATGTTCTACACGTACAAGTAGAAAACTCAAGCATCGCGCTAGAGCTTTCCTTCCATCAACACATAATAATAGAACGCATTTCTGTTTACTTAGGCTTTAAGGCTATACATAATTTAAAAACTACTATATATTCAGCTAAACCATACTCACATTAA
- a CDS encoding glycosyltransferase family 4 protein, producing MEIFFYYSILFLLAFMSTTLLTRLLIPILPSLGLVDIPNNRRAHSKITPRGGGLAIVIVIIIGFSSYEYFLTSSLTNSIKFLPVLSIISIISFLDDLISIPIFIRLIIHIICSAIAARLFLSPHSLFHYEVPAAIDFLLVVIALTTFLNIYNFLDGIDGISCSESTHLSITLLILCYLKTDTIINVNLIVILNVLILACSLSFLLFNWNPAKIFLGDVGSISLGFMLGLCFLLVSASSSRLFIASCIAPLYYLADGGLTILTRLLNKEKIWQPHLQHFFQKAVRKGKTHRQIVSRIISCNILLMLLSITSLYLPLMSIIFAILVVMITIINFTI from the coding sequence ATGGAGATTTTTTTTTATTATAGTATCTTATTTTTATTAGCTTTTATGTCTACTACCCTCCTTACCCGACTTTTAATTCCTATTCTTCCGTCTTTAGGGCTAGTAGATATCCCGAATAATCGCAGGGCTCACAGTAAAATTACCCCCAGGGGCGGAGGGCTTGCAATAGTTATAGTAATAATAATTGGGTTTAGTAGTTATGAATATTTTCTAACTTCTTCTTTAACGAACTCTATTAAATTTTTACCGGTATTATCTATTATTTCTATAATTTCGTTTTTAGATGATTTGATTTCTATACCCATATTCATAAGGTTAATTATTCATATAATTTGTTCTGCAATAGCCGCCAGGTTATTTTTATCTCCCCATTCCTTATTTCATTACGAAGTACCTGCAGCTATTGATTTCCTATTAGTAGTAATTGCTTTAACTACTTTTTTAAATATTTATAATTTTCTTGATGGAATAGATGGTATTAGCTGTTCGGAGTCTACCCATTTATCTATTACGCTATTAATATTATGTTATTTAAAAACTGATACTATAATAAACGTAAATTTAATAGTTATACTTAATGTACTGATTTTAGCCTGCTCTTTAAGCTTTTTGTTATTTAACTGGAATCCTGCTAAAATCTTTTTAGGTGATGTAGGTAGTATAAGTTTAGGTTTTATGTTAGGCTTATGTTTCCTGTTAGTCTCTGCTTCTAGTTCCCGTTTATTTATTGCTTCCTGTATTGCGCCTTTGTATTACCTAGCAGATGGAGGACTAACTATTTTAACTAGGCTTCTCAATAAAGAAAAGATTTGGCAACCTCATTTACAGCATTTTTTTCAAAAGGCTGTAAGGAAAGGAAAAACCCATAGACAAATAGTAAGCAGAATAATATCGTGCAACATACTGCTTATGCTACTTTCTATTACCTCTCTTTACCTTCCTTTAATGTCAATTATCTTTGCTATATTAGTAGTAATGATTACAATAATTAATTTTACAATATGA
- the atpD gene encoding F0F1 ATP synthase subunit beta: MTNNTGKIVQIISAVVDVHFGDDNYLPKILNALECDNNGSKVILEVAQHIGDNIARCISMHPTDGLVREQTVVDTGDSIKVPIGLETLGRIMNVTGDPIDERGSFNATNFSSIYKPAPAFIDQSTEKNILVTGIKVIDLLAPYVKGGKIGLFGGAGVGKTVLIMELINNIAKAHGGYTVFAGVGERTREGNDLYHEMITSGVINLQEPKKSKVTLVYGQMNEPPGARARVALTGLTIAESFRDLEGGQDVLFFIDNIFRFTQAGSEVSALLGRIPSAVGYQPTLATDMGELQERITSTKHGSITSVQAIYVPADDLTDPAPASSFAHLDATTVLSRQIAELGIYPAVDPLDSSSQMLDPVIVGEKHYSVARNVQKILQTYKSLQDIIAILGMDELSESDKLIVTRARKIQRFLSQPFHVAEVFTGSPGKFVNLTDTIEGFEGLVEGKYDHLPESAFYMVGNISEAIAKGEKLQDKIVKSN, translated from the coding sequence GTCGTTGATGTACATTTCGGTGATGATAATTATTTACCAAAAATTTTAAATGCGCTTGAGTGTGATAATAATGGCAGTAAAGTGATATTGGAAGTAGCGCAGCATATAGGGGATAATATAGCACGCTGTATATCTATGCATCCAACCGATGGCTTAGTAAGAGAACAAACAGTGGTTGATACAGGAGACAGTATTAAAGTACCTATTGGCCTAGAAACGCTTGGGAGAATAATGAATGTAACAGGTGACCCAATTGATGAACGAGGGAGTTTTAATGCTACCAATTTTTCTTCAATTTATAAGCCAGCCCCAGCTTTTATTGACCAATCAACTGAAAAAAATATTTTAGTAACAGGAATTAAAGTAATTGATCTTTTAGCCCCTTATGTAAAAGGAGGAAAGATTGGGTTATTTGGCGGTGCTGGCGTGGGAAAAACAGTATTGATTATGGAACTTATTAACAATATAGCTAAAGCCCATGGCGGATATACCGTGTTTGCCGGAGTGGGAGAAAGGACCAGAGAAGGTAATGATCTTTATCATGAAATGATTACTTCTGGGGTAATTAATCTCCAGGAGCCCAAAAAATCTAAAGTTACCCTTGTATATGGGCAAATGAATGAACCACCAGGTGCCAGGGCAAGAGTTGCTTTAACTGGCCTTACTATAGCTGAAAGTTTTCGAGATTTAGAGGGAGGACAAGATGTATTATTTTTTATAGATAATATTTTCCGGTTTACCCAAGCTGGTTCTGAGGTATCAGCACTGTTAGGCAGGATCCCTTCAGCAGTTGGCTATCAACCAACTCTTGCAACTGATATGGGAGAACTACAAGAACGTATTACTTCCACTAAACACGGCTCTATTACCTCCGTGCAAGCTATTTATGTCCCAGCTGATGATTTAACCGACCCAGCGCCTGCTTCTTCTTTCGCCCACCTGGATGCAACTACGGTACTTAGTAGACAAATTGCTGAACTGGGCATTTATCCCGCTGTAGACCCATTAGATAGTAGTTCGCAAATGCTAGATCCAGTAATTGTTGGCGAGAAACATTACTCCGTTGCCCGTAATGTCCAAAAAATTCTACAAACATATAAATCATTACAAGATATAATTGCTATTTTAGGAATGGACGAGCTATCAGAATCTGATAAATTAATTGTTACAAGGGCACGAAAAATACAACGATTTTTATCTCAACCATTTCATGTAGCTGAGGTATTTACTGGTTCTCCTGGAAAATTTGTTAACCTCACTGATACGATTGAGGGGTTTGAAGGCTTAGTAGAAGGTAAATATGATCACTTACCAGAAAGTGCTTTTTATATGGTTGGTAATATTAGCGAAGCCATAGCAAAGGGCGAAAAACTTCAGGACAAAATTGTTAAGAGTAACTAA
- a CDS encoding 2-polyprenylphenol hydroxylase (undetermined function), with protein sequence MNLAFGLDFIELQTLEGLKKLDQIFQKFLQDHNYDLYKKLSFFRNNADKINPNYYSEFLLEISPILDDFLAQLFGIESEVAKLRFTHKEFDIIYECKRKFVHRTALKKYPYEKLKELNFNKLLSSIEQFLGVGFTEDKFAQQVLAWQLNEELYSVELNEAAKYAACMVYSNPNSILFSRPSKIDQNNLIDDNKVESYKQRVRVGFDFFDPEFNLNRALNGANYCIYCHKTGKDSCSKGLFLPGVTNKENPLVAEDAIAPAFVLANQQPLKNGNALKLGCPLKQKISEMNYVKAKGFNLAALAIIIIDNPMVAATGHRICNDCANSCIYQKQEPVDIPLIESNILQETLLLPYGVEIYLLLTNWNPLNILSPLPAASTNYKILVAGLGPAGFSLCYYLLREGHNVVAVDGFKINPLPFDIVNSGEFGARSDGATPIYNRQALSDDVTNFSSIDYSSKPIKYWLDYKKKLSERAPAGFGGVAEYGITPRWDKNNLTILQLILQRNSHFLLFSGVSLGSNITIEQVIELGFDHLAICTGADTPKVVKMKNFLAKGVRTASDVLMTIQSGGAFLEESITNLLIRMPIIVIGGGLTAVDVAVESLFYYRAQVIKFYKKYQALIKQNGTNYTERDWTKEDRLIAEEFITHAKLFQVAQDKEAVLNILNELGGATIFYRGKLKDSPAYKLNPDEVMYAMATGIKFVANMDPVTINVDEYEYTESVEFNNLGIKKKVLARTVIMAVGTENHRDFLKNNYSKQGSTNNFLPEKITPFITYFGDCNPLFAGSVVKAIASSKEGYKFISQNLLKNKPNFSGNYLNFFAKLDYLLISYIQEVNVLAPEIIELVVHSPLASQNFRPGQFFRLQNYAKDIAKIMEPLALTGAYARPEKGLINLIIQEKGGTSRLCRTLSRNEQIVLMGPCGNPTEILKDSTLVLIATGIGNALLIPVAQALKNNNCTIIYLAGYKKLQDRFYQEKIENSADIVIWCGEEEILPKNRVRDISIKGNVIDGIIYSSKLQELKESIVHVNRIIAASSPKMTKAIKDIKDEIFSYDIPMIVSLNSPMQCMMKGICGQCIQKVTNKQQYIFVCACQEQEAKIVDFEGLKNRLEQNSLQEKL encoded by the coding sequence ATGAACCTTGCTTTTGGGTTAGATTTTATAGAGTTACAAACCCTAGAAGGCCTTAAAAAATTAGATCAAATTTTCCAAAAATTTTTACAAGATCATAATTATGATCTTTATAAAAAGCTATCATTCTTCAGAAATAATGCTGATAAAATTAATCCGAATTATTATTCGGAGTTTCTACTAGAGATTTCTCCTATATTAGATGATTTTTTAGCGCAACTTTTTGGTATTGAGTCAGAAGTAGCAAAATTAAGATTTACTCATAAAGAGTTTGATATAATTTATGAATGTAAAAGAAAGTTTGTGCACCGTACTGCATTAAAAAAATACCCATATGAAAAATTAAAAGAGTTAAATTTTAATAAGCTATTAAGCTCTATAGAACAATTTTTAGGAGTAGGTTTTACTGAAGATAAATTTGCCCAACAAGTATTAGCATGGCAATTAAATGAGGAACTATATTCTGTCGAGCTAAATGAAGCGGCAAAATATGCTGCTTGCATGGTTTATAGTAACCCAAATAGTATATTATTCTCAAGACCTAGTAAAATTGATCAAAATAATTTAATTGATGATAATAAGGTAGAAAGCTATAAACAGCGGGTGAGAGTAGGATTTGATTTTTTTGATCCTGAATTTAATTTAAATAGAGCTTTAAATGGAGCTAATTATTGTATTTATTGCCATAAAACCGGTAAGGATTCATGCTCTAAGGGCTTGTTCCTGCCAGGTGTGACTAATAAGGAAAATCCCTTAGTAGCAGAGGATGCAATCGCCCCGGCTTTTGTATTAGCAAATCAACAGCCGTTGAAAAATGGTAATGCCCTAAAGTTAGGATGTCCTCTTAAACAGAAAATTTCTGAAATGAATTATGTTAAAGCAAAAGGTTTTAATTTAGCTGCTCTGGCTATTATTATTATTGATAATCCAATGGTAGCTGCTACCGGGCATAGGATTTGTAATGATTGTGCTAATTCATGTATCTATCAAAAGCAAGAACCTGTAGATATCCCTCTAATAGAATCTAATATTTTGCAGGAAACTTTATTATTACCCTATGGGGTAGAGATATATTTATTACTGACGAATTGGAACCCTCTTAATATCCTTTCTCCGTTACCTGCTGCCTCAACTAATTATAAAATTTTAGTAGCAGGGCTCGGCCCTGCTGGCTTTAGCTTATGTTATTATTTATTACGAGAGGGACATAATGTAGTGGCAGTAGATGGTTTTAAAATTAATCCCCTACCTTTTGATATAGTCAATTCAGGAGAATTTGGTGCTAGGAGCGATGGAGCGACGCCTATATATAATAGGCAAGCATTGAGTGACGATGTCACCAACTTCTCATCAATTGACTATAGTAGTAAACCTATTAAATATTGGCTTGATTATAAAAAAAAATTGTCAGAGAGAGCTCCTGCTGGTTTCGGAGGGGTAGCGGAATATGGCATTACACCAAGATGGGATAAAAATAATTTAACTATACTACAATTAATATTACAACGAAATAGCCATTTTCTTCTATTTAGTGGGGTAAGTTTAGGTAGTAACATAACAATCGAACAAGTTATAGAGCTAGGTTTCGATCACTTAGCTATATGTACCGGAGCTGACACCCCTAAAGTAGTAAAGATGAAAAATTTTCTTGCCAAAGGTGTGAGAACTGCGTCGGATGTTTTAATGACCATTCAATCTGGAGGAGCATTTTTAGAAGAATCTATCACTAATTTACTTATTAGAATGCCGATTATTGTTATAGGGGGAGGGCTTACTGCAGTTGATGTCGCAGTTGAATCTCTATTTTACTATAGGGCACAAGTAATAAAGTTTTATAAAAAATATCAAGCATTAATTAAGCAGAATGGAACCAACTATACTGAACGAGACTGGACGAAAGAAGATAGGTTAATAGCTGAAGAATTTATTACCCATGCTAAATTATTTCAGGTAGCTCAAGATAAGGAAGCTGTTTTAAATATTTTAAATGAATTAGGAGGGGCAACAATTTTTTATAGAGGCAAATTAAAGGATTCCCCTGCTTACAAATTAAACCCTGATGAAGTAATGTATGCTATGGCTACAGGCATTAAGTTTGTAGCCAATATGGATCCTGTAACCATTAATGTAGATGAATATGAATATACTGAATCTGTAGAATTTAACAATTTAGGTATTAAGAAAAAAGTTTTAGCTCGCACAGTCATTATGGCTGTGGGAACCGAAAACCATCGGGATTTTTTAAAAAATAACTATAGCAAACAAGGGAGCACTAACAATTTTTTACCCGAAAAAATAACTCCCTTTATAACTTATTTTGGTGATTGTAATCCTTTATTTGCAGGAAGTGTGGTCAAAGCTATAGCAAGTAGTAAAGAAGGATATAAGTTTATTAGCCAGAATCTTCTTAAAAATAAACCAAATTTCTCTGGTAATTACTTAAATTTTTTTGCCAAGCTCGATTATTTACTAATCAGCTATATTCAGGAAGTTAATGTTTTGGCGCCAGAGATAATAGAGCTGGTAGTTCACTCGCCCTTAGCTTCTCAAAATTTTCGGCCAGGTCAATTTTTCCGTTTACAGAATTATGCCAAGGATATTGCAAAAATTATGGAGCCTTTAGCTCTTACTGGTGCTTATGCAAGGCCTGAGAAAGGCTTAATTAATTTAATAATTCAGGAAAAAGGGGGGACAAGTAGATTATGCCGAACTTTATCAAGAAATGAACAAATAGTTTTAATGGGGCCTTGTGGTAATCCAACTGAAATATTAAAAGATAGCACTTTAGTGCTGATTGCTACTGGAATTGGCAACGCTCTTTTAATTCCTGTTGCGCAAGCCCTTAAAAATAATAATTGTACAATAATTTATTTGGCTGGCTATAAAAAATTACAAGATAGATTTTATCAAGAAAAAATAGAAAATTCAGCAGATATAGTTATCTGGTGTGGTGAGGAAGAAATTTTGCCAAAAAATAGGGTAAGAGATATTAGTATTAAGGGAAATGTCATTGATGGTATAATATATTCGAGTAAATTGCAAGAATTAAAAGAGTCTATAGTTCATGTCAATAGAATAATAGCTGCAAGTAGTCCAAAAATGACCAAAGCTATTAAAGATATAAAAGATGAAATTTTTAGCTACGATATCCCCATGATAGTTAGTCTAAATTCCCCTATGCAATGTATGATGAAAGGCATTTGCGGGCAATGTATACAAAAAGTTACCAATAAACAGCAATATATTTTTGTTTGTGCTTGTCAAGAGCAAGAGGCTAAAATAGTTGATTTTGAAGGACTAAAAAATCGTTTAGAGCAAAATTCTTTACAAGAAAAATTATGA